TATATCGAAACATGGGGACATGGAAATTTGTAACAAATTCCGGCTTGATTGTTTCCCCAAAATTTAGAAAAGAAGGCTTAGCAAAGGAAATAAAAAATAAGGTATTTTCTTTGTCTCGTGAAAAATTCCCGGATGCACAACTTTTTGGTCTTACAACCGGACTGGCTGTAATGAAAATTAATGCTGAATTAGGATAAGCCCGTTACATACTCAGAGTTGACAGACGATGATGCTTTCTGGGCAGGCTGTAAAAGCTGTGTAAATTATCCAATCTTGATGAGCAAAAATAGAAAAAACTGTCTTTGTACTGCGATGCTTTATAATCCGGCAGAACATCATGATGAACAAAAATCAACTCCTGATGATGTGAAACAAAAAAGCAACACTTCTGTGTATGAAAATGTCAAAGGGATAGTGAAATCATTTTTAAAACGCAATCAAAAAGAAACAATTCTATAAATGACCAATAATCCAATGAAAGTGGTATTGGCATTTAGCGGTGGATTAGACACGAGTTTTTGTGCAGTTTATCTGTCAAGAGACAAAGGGTTTGATGTACATGCTTTAATGGTCAATACCGGAGGTTTCAGCGAGACTGAGATTTCAAGAATCCAACAACATGCACAAGCCCTTGGCGTGTCTTCTTTTAAGTCAATAGACGCAAAAGAACAGTATTATCAATCTGTAATAAAATACATGGTGTTTGGGAATGTGCTGCGCAACAATACTTACCCTTTATCTGTAAGTGCAGAACGAACTGTGCAAGCGATTGCAATTGCTCAATATGCCAAAGAAATTGGTGCTGATTATGTTGCGCATGGAAGTACCGGTGCCGGAAATGACCAAGTGAGGTTTGATATGGTGTTTCAAATATTGATTCCACATGTCAAAGTGATAACTCCTATTAGAGATTTGAAACTTTCAAGAGAAGAAGAGATTCAATATTTGCAAAAATTTGGTATTCAAATGAATTTTGAGAAAGTGGCTTACAGTATCAACAAAGGAATATGGGGAACATTTGTTGGCGGCAAAGAGACGTTAACTTCACGCATGCCCTTGCCCGAGAGTGCATTTCCTTCTCCCTTACTGGCTCAAACTCCTATGGATATTCGTCTGAAGTTTGTTAAAGGCGAATTACTTGGAGTTGATAACATTGATTATTCTTATTCGGTAGATGCTATTCAAGCTCTTCAAAAAGTTGCAGAACCCTTTGCTATAGGAAGAGATATTCACGTAGGAGATACAATTATTGGAATAAAAGGTAGGGTGGGATTTGAAGCAGCCGTACCTCTTTTGATTATTAAAGCACATCATCTATTAGAGAAACATACTCTTACCAATTTGACTCCAATAAACCTACTCTATTACTTAACTCTCATCATGATACAGTAAAACCAAATTCATCTTATACCATCAACCCGTTCGAGCCTATTGAAATTGCCGGCAGATTGTATGGTTTGGGTTCAAATGATGCTGGCGGGGCATTGGTGTCGTTGATAGGCGCCTTTTTACATTTTTATCATAATCCAAATCTTCCCTTTAATATAGTATTTGCGGCAAGCGCAGAAGAAGAAATTTCCGGTAGTGGAGGCATAGAGTTATTAAACAATAGTATAGGAGCGATTGATTGTGCGATTGTGGGTGAACCTACTTCGCTCAAAACTGCAATAGCCGAGAGAGGTCTAATGGTTGTTGATGCCTTCGCACGAGGTAAAGCAGGTCACGCTGCACGAAATGAGGGTGTTAATGCAATTTATATTGCGCTCCGTGATATTGAATGGATAAGACAATTTAAGTTTGATAAAGAGTCAGACTGGTTAGGACCCGTATCGGTAAACGTAACTATTATCAATGCAGGCGTTGCTCATAATCAAGTACCCGAGCAATGTACCTTTACTTTAGATATTCGATTGAATGAGCATTATAGTCACGAACAAGTGTTGAGTCTATTACAACAAGGAATGCAGTCAGAGTTGAGCCTTCGCTCAGCACGCTTACGCCCTTCATTTATTGAAATCTCGCACCCCTTGGTTTTGGTGTCAAAGGAGTTAGGGTTGGACTTGTATGGCTCTCCTACCACATCTGATCAAGCACTCATGACGTGGAGTTCGATTAAACTGGGTCCGGGAGATTCGACATGTTCACATTCAGCGGATGAATATATTTATATACATGAAATAGAAGAAGGCTTTGCTTTATATTGCAAGTTAATTGATAAACTTGCTTCTTATTATTAATAGAGTGATAAAATGAAAATTTGGCAAAAAAACAATTTTGAGTACAATGATATTTCTCTCAAAACAGAAGGATTTACTGTGGGAAATGATCGTAAATGGGATATGCGACTTGCGGAGTTTGATGTTGTCGCCTCGTTGGCACATGCATTGATGTTGCATGAAGTTGGAATTATCACACAACAAGAATGTATTGATATACAAAAGGGGCTTAGTCAGTTGTCCGAAAAAATACATTCGGGGCAATTTCGGATTGAAGAACATATTGAGGATGTGCACTCGCAAATAGAAAAAGAGTTGATTGAGAGTATTGGTGAAGCCGGAAAAAAGTTCATACCGGACGTTCTCGTAATGACCAAGTATTGGTTGCACTCAAACTATACTTCAAAAGTGAAATAAGAGAAATTGCGAATCTGTCCTTTGTCCTTTTTGAAAGACTGCAAGAGTTGAGCGAGTTGCATAAAAATGACTTATTGCCCGGCTATACACACTTTCAGTTAGCAATGCCATCTTCATTCGGTCTTTGGTTTGGTGCCTATGCCGAAGCATTGGTAGATGATTTAGAGTTGTTAGCAACAGCATATTCTGTTTCAGATAAAAACCCACTCGGTTCAGGTGCAGGATACGGGTCTGCTTTCCCTATTAATAGAAAGATTACAACAAAGCAATTACAGATGCGGACACTAAATTTTAATTCGCTCTATGCTCAATTAACACGTGGAAAGACTGAGAAATTATTACTTAATGCTATTGCCGGCATTGCTGCGACTGTGTCAAAATTTTCTTATGATGTGTGTGTTTATTTGAATCAGCAATTTGCATATATTTCTTTCCCGGAATCGCTTACTACCGGTTCTAGTATTATGCCACACAAGAAAATCCCTGATGTTTTTGAACTTTTAAGAGCAAAATGTAATCGGATACAAGCCACACCTAATGAAATGACCCTTTTGATTAATAACCTTCCATCAGGTTACCATCGAGATATGCAACTGACAAAGGACATTGTTTTCCCCGCAATCGATTCAATGAAGGAATGTTTGCAAATGTTTTTGTTTAGTCTGCAAAATATTCAAGTGCACCAAAACATTCTTGATGATGACAAGTTTAATGACCTTTTCACGGTTGATACTATAAATCAATATGTTCAATCAGGCATGAGTTTTAGAGAGGCATATAGAAAAGTGGGAACAGAGGTGAATGAAGGAAGTTTTAAACCCATTAAGAACATTCACCATACCCATGAAGGGAGTATCGGCAATCTTTGTAATGATGAAATTAAAGAGCAGATGCTGCTGGTAATGCAAAGATTTGTAAATGCTTAGTGGCAAAGGATATAGCTTGTATTTCAAGAATACTTGCCTACTCTCGTTTTTTGTCCAACAGATGCAAGAACTTGATAATTAATCAAAAAACAAAGTTTTAAACGGAATCTAAATTTATAACTTTGCAATTCATAAAGAAAATTGTGTTTTGACGCTTACTACCGAAAACATTCTACTTGTTGGTTCTATACTGCTTTTCTTAAGTATTGTATTTGGTAAAACATCTTATCGGTTTGGCGTGCCAACCTTATTGTTATTTGTTGGTGTAGGAATGTTAGCCGGTTCAGAAGGGATTGGCGGTATTTCTTTTGACAACCCCAGAACTACACAATTTATAGGTATTGTTGCATTGAACTTTATTTTGTTTTCCGGAGGTCTTGATACGAATTGGAAAACCATACGCCCTGTCTTGGGTCAAGGGATTATGTTGTCCACCTTGGGTGTATTGTTGACAGCGATTACGCTCGGAGCATTTATCTACTATGTCATTCCAGGATTTAATTTATATGAAAGTATGTTGCTGGGGGCGATTGTTTCCTCAACGGATGCAGCAGCTGTCTTTTCTATACTAAGGTCAAAGAGTTTATTGCTTAAAACTAATCTCAAGCCAACTTTGGAGTTAGAGAGCGGAAGCAATGACCCGATGGCTTATGTGTTGACAATTGTTTTTTTGTCATTGGTGCAAGAACCTGATAAGATCGTTTGGGAGGTTGTGTTGATTTTCTTTCAACAAATGATTATTGGAGGTGTCGCAGGATTTGTTTTTGGTAAGTTGAGTGAAGTAACTATTAACCGTATAAAATTGGATTTTGAGGGAATGTACCCGGTGTTACTTATTGCCCTTATGTTCTTCACTTTCTCTGCTACTGATTTTATTGGAGGAAATGGATTTCTTGCTATTTATATCTGTGGAGTATTGTTGGGAAATAAGGAATTGACAAATAAAAAGACCATTGTGAGTGTGTTTGATGGATTAGCATGGCTCATGCAAATTGTGTTGTTTCTTACGCTTGGGTTGCTTGTATTCCCTTCGCAAGTATATCAAGTAACAGGAGTGGGACTTCTTATCTCTATATTCCTCATATTTGTTGCACGTCCGGTCAGTGTGCTCATTAGTTTAATTCCTTTCAAAATGAAGAGAAGACGAAGGATGTATATCTCTTGGGTAGGGTTAAAGGGGGCTGTTCCAATTGTGTTTGCTACATATCCATTGTTGGCAGGAATTGAAAACGCCAATATGATATTCAATATCGTATTCTTCATCTCAATTACTTCTATTATCATTCAAGGTACAAGTTTGCCGATTGTCGCACGATGGTTAGATGTTGCATTACCGGAAGATTTTACGCCTGATATCAAAGAGGTAGAGGAAAAAATGGCGATTGCGCCTCATTCTACCTTACAAGAGATTGATGTGCAACCAAATTACTATGCGGTAGGGAAAAAGATTGGAGAACTCAAAATGCCTGAATCTACATTTATTGTTGTAATCAAAAGAGCAGGGGAGTATATCAGACCTGGAGGGTCAACTGTGATTGAATCAAAGGATAGGTTGATGATATACACAAATGAAATGTCAGATTACAAAAGAATCAAGCAGTGTATTAAAAGACCGGTTGATGTGCCTTTAGATAATGCTGTATAAGCCACCGGCTATGCTTATGAGCCGTGTAAGACATGTAGTTTCCCCGTGCATTTAAAAACTAATTTGTTGTCTGTATTGACAGGGTCTCCATCAACGTGTGCAACTCCTGCGTGTTCTCTTTCGATGATGAGTTCTTTGCCGGAAAGTAAATAGAAATACTTGCTCTTTTTAATCTTCCCTATTAATAGTCTTATTAGAATACAAGGGGCTGCTATTAACGAGAATCTTTTAATCATAACCAAGTCTAATATTTCGTCAGTGGGGTCTGCATGTGGCGCAATTTTTACATCATTGCCCCATTGGGTGGCATTTGCAACACTGATTAGAAAGGCTTTGCCTTGCCAAGTAATGTTTCCATTGCTGATTTTATATGTTTTAGATTGGTATGGTAATTCTTTTAAAACAGCCTTGAAATATCCCCAAAATCCGCGTTTGTTTGTGTGAGCAAATATTTGGCTAATATGGGCATCAAATCCTGTTCCTGCTACATTAATAAAATGTATGTCATTCATCATTCCGGTGCTTACAGTTGTGGTAAAATTGCAATTGGCAAGCGAACGGATTGCTTGGATAATCTGCATGGGTATATGAAAGTGTCGCGCAAAACCATTTCCTGAGCCCAGCGGAAACAGATAGAATTTTTTATTTGTGTTGATTAATTGCTTAGACACAGTATTTGCAGAGCCATCGCCACCTGCTGCAACCACTATGTCTGCATCTGAGACGGCAGCTTCTTTGCTTAATCTTGTCATATCTTCTGCTGATTTTGAAGCATATAGTACATATTCAAACTTGGTTTTGTCTAAATATTGTTCAACGAGCTTTGGTAAGTCAATACCCCGCTTTGCACCAGAAATAGGGTTATAAATAATGATTACTTTCTGTTTCACTTGTTATCCGTAAAAACAAATTGAATAATGTTTGCACCCATTTTCAGTGCTTGTTGGCGTATTTCCTCAGGGTCATTATATACGCTCTGGTCTTCCCAACCATTTCCTAAATCACATTCGTATGTATAGAGACATACCAATCTTCCTTCATAAATCAATCCAAACGCTTGCGGTGGTTTACCATCATGTTCATGCACTTTAGGAAGTCCTTTTGGGAAGTTGTATTTTTGATGAAAAATAGGATGTGAAAAAGGAAGTTCAATCATTTCGAGTTCTGGAAATACCTTTTTCATTTGTGGTCTAACAAAAGGGTCTAATCCATAATTGTCATCAATATGCAAAAAACCTCCTGAAGTTAGATACTTTCTCAGATTTTCGGCTTCTTCGGCATTAAAAACAAAATTGCCATGTCCGGTCATAAATATATAGGGATAATTAAATATATCCGAGGACATAACATCTACAATTACATCTTCCTCATTTAGGTTCGTGCCAAGGTTTTTGTTGCAGAATTTGGCAAGGTTGGGAAGAGCGGTTCTATCGGCATACCAGTCGCCACCACCTCGATATTTAAGTTTTGCTAATCGAATAGAAGGCTGTAATGTGAAGTTGCTATGCAAAATCAACGAAAGGATAGCAATAGTGAATATGACAATCTTTTTTTGAAACATAAGCCTCAGTGCAAAAATAGAAATTGAATTGTCATTATTGAAATATTATCAAAGCAGTTTCAAATCATAAAGATTGAGAACTGCATACAAGTTAAATACTGCTGCTTATTTTGCTCGTTTACTAAAAATAAACTTATATAACACAGGCAATGTAACAATCAGTATAATACTAAGTATAATGAACTCCAGATTACTTTTTACCCAAGGATTATCACCAAGAATATAGCCAAGAAGAGTAAGGCTCCCTACCCACAATGCAGCTCCCAGAATATTGTAAAATGTAAATCGCTTCATTTCCATTTTGACCGTTCCGGCAATAATGGGTGCAAAGGTTCTGATAATGGGTAAGAAACGAGCGATTGCAATTGTAAAACCACCTTTCTTTTCATAAAACTCTTTGGAAGTTTGGATATGTCTTTTCTTTAATAGGATTGTATCACGGTTGCCATCAAATAAATGGCTAAACTTATATCCAAACCAATAACCAAAATAATTACCCAAGACAGTAGAGGTCATAAAAAGTAACATCCAAAAAGGGAGGTTGAGCAATGCACTTTCGAATGGGTAATGGGCATTGTCAACGGATGCTATTACCATTCCTGATATAAATAATAAAGGATCTCCGGGCAAAACAAACCCGAAAACCACGCCTGTTTCAATAAATAAAATTAATAGAACTAAATACAGACCCCCGTTTTTCATAATCCAATCCGGGTCTAGGAGAAGTTGGATTGATTCAATTATATAATCCATTCTTAATGCACTCTCTCAATCTTGGTGTTTCGAGGGCACAAAAGTATTTTTTGTTCAAACAGTTGAGTATGCAATCAGATATGATTAAACAAATACAAGTTAAACAATTTAGAGAGTATTGAATTGTTGGGTAATATTTGAATGTGAAAGGATGTTAACTTATTTCTCTAAGTCTTTGTATTCGCCAAAGTCTTCCAATTTTAGCCATTTGCCCTTTTTGATAGGCTTGTAAGCACCATAAGTACCATCAGGAATGAGAAACTCATCAGAACCAGCAACGAAGTTGGCTGCGGGGACTAAGTGGTCATAAACTATCATCTTTTCTTTGGTGTCGTAGCGGAGTGTCATGGTAGTTTGATCTGAAAATGTAAACAATACACGGTAGTCCGGATCGGGATCCCCATTGTAACGCATAAATATCGGCAGCCCAAAGTATAATTCTTCATTAGTTATTGTCAATACATCGATGGTCTTACGATTGACTTTTGTGTCCATTCCGTGAAATGTCAAAATTAAATACCTGACTTTCCTTTTGTATTTGAACTCATATATTTGATAAATCAATCCTCCTGTCCAATTTAATGGGGAAAATTCATTGTTTTCAAGTTCTTTTTTATCTCTGCCTTGCTTTTCGCTCAACCAGTAGTTCACTACTTCTTTCTTGGTTTTGTATTGAATCACCCCATAGCTTTTGTAATTACCGTCATTATCGGCTACAAGCCAGGTTATTGCGCGAATTTTATTGTTAGGACTGCGTTTAAACATGACGGTGTTAATAGAGTCTGCATCTACATCAAACGACCCTTCTGTATTAATAAACTCTTGGAGGGTTAAGGTGAAAGAGTCATTATACACGAATCGCTTTTCTTGGTTAAAAGAATTACGAAGTGTGTCAGAGTAAAGTTTCATTTGACGAAGCAAGGGGTTGAAAACCGCTGTGTCATATTGACCGGCAAAGACTACGTTAGAAACAAAGAGAAAAAATAAAATTAAAAAAGGTTTTATGGACATCTTACATGTTAACGTTGATTGATGTATGAATATTCAAAAACAATTCCAAAAAACCTATTTTTAAGAATCAAAATGCAATTAGAGTTTTTCAATCACCATTGCGCTGGCACCGCCACCTCCGTTGCAGATACCGGCTGCTCCATATTTTGCATTATGTTGACCAAGCACATTAATGAGTGTAACCAGAATTCTTGCACCTGAATCACCAAGCGGATGTCCGAGCGATACGGCTCCACCGTGTACGTTTACTTTTTCAGGGTCAAGATTTAGAATTTTTGTATTCACTAAGCCCACAACGGAAAATGCCTCATTGAGTTCATAGTACGAAATGTCTGATTGTTGTAAACCTGCATTCTTAATGGCTTTCGGAAGTGCCTTTGCGGGTGCAGTTGTGAACCATTCAGGTTCTTGTTCTGCATCAGCAAAGCCTACAATTTTTGCTATTGGCTTTAATCCCAATGCTTGCATTTTTTCGCCACTCATCAAAACCAAAGCAGCAGCTCCGTCATTGATAGTAGAGGCATTGGCAGCAGTTACAGTTCCATCTTTTTGGAAAACAGGATTCAAAGCAGGTATTTTATCAAATTTTACATTTGAATACTCTTCATCTTTATCAACCACTGTAATATTTCCTTTTCTATCCTTTATCTCAACAGGAATAATTTCATCTTTAAATCTATTCTCCTCCCAGGCTTTTGCAGAGCGTTTGTATGAAGTGATAGCAAAATTGTCTTGATCTTCTCTTGAAAAATGATATTCTCTAGCACAAAGTTCAGCAGCATTACCCATATGGTAATTGTGATATACATCGGTTAATCCATCAAACACAAGTCCATCAATGAGTTTCATGTCGCCAAGTTTGGTTCCTGTTCTGCCGCCTTTGAGGTAGTGTGGAGCTTGAGACATGTTTTCCATTCCACCGGCTACAACACAGTCTTCTTGTCCAAGCATGATTGATTGCGCTGCTAATGAAACAGATTTCATTCCTGAAGCACATACTTTGTTAACTGTTGTGCATTGTACAGTTGGAGAAAGTCCTGCAAATATTGCTGCTTGTCTTGCAGGCGCTTGACCTAATCCGGCTTGCAATACGCATCCCATATATACTTCTTTTACCTCTTTTGGATCGAGATTAATTTTTGACAATGCACCTTTGATAGCAGTTGCCCCTAATTGAGTTGCAGATACCCCGGACAATGCTCCGTTGAAACTGCCTATGGGTGTTCTAACTGCCGATACTATAAATACTTCTTTCATTTCCTTAGAATTTTGATGCGAAATTAAGTCTTTCTACATTTGTTTGCCAATATTGATTTGAGAAAGCTACGCTATTATCGTTGATAATATTTATTCCGGTTTTCAGTAGTTGGTTGCCTCTTAATTACCATACTGTTTGCCTTATAATTTACTCACTTTATTGATTGTGATTTCACCTTTAATATTTTCTATCTCAATCAGATATAGCCCGTTACCCAGGGTTGAAATATCCATAGAAGATGTATGTGCATTTGCTGTTTGTATTAATAAGATACTGCCATTGATACTTCTGATAGTAATGGTTTTCAATTGATGTTTACTTTGAATTTGGAGTAATGTATTGACAGGATTGGGGAATATGTTGATTTCGGCAGAATGTATATTCTTAACAGCGTTGTATTCAAAATGTATGCAATCCGATGTGTCTGAAACAGCCGGACAGTCATTGGAGGTAATGATTACTGCGTAATTACCCGTTGATGGAGGAGAAAAACTTCTAAAAGATTGGAATGGTATTTCAACATTGTTTTTATCACAATCAATCCATTGGTATGAAACATTTCCGGAATCTGCAGATGTAATAGTATTGCCGTGTTGCGTTACGTTTTTGTCAATAGAATTTTTATTGATGAAGGTTAAATTTGTCAATATAATGCTATCGCATCCTGCAGGGTGATGTATGGTATCTATATATGAGCCATTGGCAAAATATGCATGGTTGCCGATTGTAAAGCTGTCTCCTTTGCAAATTGAAACATCTTGTGTGATGTTGTCATATTCAACTTCTATGGTAACACTTGATTTTACAGTTGTATTACAAATATCGGTTGCAGATAGAGTGTATGTTGTTGTTTGATTTGGATTGAAATTTGGATTGAGAATATTGGGGTCGCTTACTCCCGTAGCAGGAGACCATTGAGTAAGAACCTGATATGTTGCTTTTGGTTGCAATTGAATTTGTTCTCCGCAATGGATGAAAGTGTCACTAAGTGCTTCTAATCTTACATGTTCATCAATGACTTTCATGATGAAAATATCGTAACTTCCTTTAGTAACAATAGTGCTATCGCCAAACGTTCCAACATTGGCATAAGAACCGGTTGCATAACAATTTCCGTATTTGTCCGTGCTAATTGCGCGTGCAGCATCTAAGTTATTACCTCCTGCACGATGTGCCCAAATAAATTTACCCGAACTGTCAATTTTTGCAATAAAGATATCAGGGTCACTGTTACCTCCTATTAATAAAATTGAATCAAAATATACTGAATCAATAACAGAGCCAGTAACGAAACTGTTGCCATAAGAGTCAGTTGTAATATCGTAAGCAAGGTCTGCCTTTTTTCCGCCTGCTTGTTGCGCCCATATAAAGTTGCCAGATGCATCTAACTTAGCTATAAACAAGTCAGAATAAGGCGTGGTAGTGTGTAATGTTGTTGATCCAAAGACTGGAGTCCCATTAAATTGTCCTGATACATAACAATTATTTTCCTTATCTATTGTGATTCCTTGACCAAAACTAGAGCTTGTGCCGGTATTGGTACTTACCCATACAAAATTTCCACCGCTGTCGAGTTTAGCAACAAAAGCACTAGATCCTGTTTGATTAAGAGGAATGTTGCCAAATGTAACATTGAGAGATGTTCTTCCGGTAATATAAAAGTTGCCTTGATTGTCAGTAACAATATTATTACATTCATCTAAATATGAATTACCTACTTGTTGAATCCATACAAAGTTTCCGTTAGAGTCATATTTTACAACAAAAAAATCATCATTGCCTTTGCTGGTGAGGGTTGTATCATGGAAGTCAATAGTAAGTTTAAATGTTCCGGTAACATAACTGTTCCCATCTTCATCAACTGCAATCTTCCTGCCTTCATCTGAATCAATACTTCCTGCTTGTTTTGCCCAAAGGAAATTGCCGTTGTGATCTAATTTAGCTATGAAAAAATCTTTATTTCCATTTCCTAAAAGTTTGATACTGCCGAATGTTGCAGAGTCTCTAAAGTAACCGGTAATATATGTATTGCCATTTTTGTCCAAAGCAATCCCGTTGGCTTCATCCACATTCGGTCCACCGGCATTGATCGCCCAAATAAAATTGCGATTGCTGTCTAATTTTGCTACCCAAATATCCATCTGACCTTTATTAATTAAGGTGTCATTGCCAAATACCAACATGGTGCTTGCAAATCCACCTGCGAGGTAATGGTTGCTGTTATTATCCGTTACAATATCATAAGCAATTTCGTTGCTGTTGCTGCCATAGGTTGTTGTTTGTCCAAGTTTGGAGCATAATGGTTGTGAATAGGTGTGGAACATCATGCATAGTAAGCCAAAGAATATGATCAGTTTTTTCATTGAGTTTTGCTTTTTATGGTCGCAAATGTATATACCGGCAAAAAATTATAAAATAAGTTTGTTGATTTTCTTTCAGTTGTGATTAGCAGTTTTGTGATTTATTGGATGTTTTTTACTTTAAACCGATTGTTTTAGTCGCTATGCAACTTCGTTAATGTCATTTTATTTTTGCACTTTTGCCCAACGTAATAAAAAAATACAATGAGAATACGCATTACACAACTTGCCGCATTTGGTTTGCTTTTTTGTTTGAATCTTGGTTTAGTAAATCAAACCCAAGCTCAATTTTTTAAGAAGAAGAAGAAACCTGCTCCAACCGCAGAAGCACCCGCCCCCACACGTCCGGGTTATGAAGACTTTGATAAAAAAGTGAAAGGGATGAAGAAAATAGAAGGTTTGTTTACTTTTTTTAGAGATACAACAACCGGTGCAATGTTTATGGTTATTGATAAAAATCAAATAGGCGAGAAGTTTATTTATTTCAGCTATTCCGAAAATGGTCTTGCAAGTGCCGGTTTGATTCGTGGAATGTATAGAGAAACAAAGGTGTTTCAGATAGATAAATACTACAATCAAATTGAATTTAACACACGTAATAACACATTTTACTTTGACACTCTATCTGCATTAAGTCATGCACGTGAAGCGAATGTAGTACCGGGCATGATGGCAAGTGAAAAAATTATTGCAACAACCAAAGACTATAGTAAGTATTTAATCTCAGCCGACAATATTTTCTTGAAGGAAACACTTCAACAAATCAAATCCACTCCCAACCCGTTAGGTTTTGCATTAGGTTCATTAAGCCCAACTAAAACACGGTATGTAAATGTCAAAAGTTACCCTGAAAACAGTGATGTCATTGTGAAGTATGTATATGATGACCCATTTCCACGTTTCGGAGGTGGGGCAGGAAGCACAGAGAGACGTTATAGTGAAGTGGTAATTCAGCATAGTTTTATTCAATTACCCAAGAATAATTTCAAACCCAGAAGAGATGATCAAAGGGTCGGATATTTTACCACACAAACCAATGATATGACAACTGCGGAAGCGGTTAATTATCGTGATTATATTCACCGTTGGAATCTGGAGAAAAAAGACCCAACTGCTGCATTATCAGAGCCGGTAAAGCCAATAGTATGGTGGATTGAAAATACAACCCCTATGGAATATAGGGAAATCATTAAGAAAGCTATATTACAATGGAATATTGCGTTTGAAGCTGCTGGTTTTAAGAATGCCATAGAAGTATATATGCAACCGGATACAGCTTCTTGGGATGCCGGTGATATTCGCTACAACGTAATGCGTTGGGCAAGTTCGCCAAGTCCTGCTTTTGGTGGATACGGTCCTAGTTTTGTCAATCCTTTGACAGGTGAAATTCTGGGAGCTGATATC
Above is a window of Bacteroidia bacterium DNA encoding:
- a CDS encoding SBBP repeat-containing protein, with the protein product MKKLIIFFGLLCMMFHTYSQPLCSKLGQTTTYGSNSNEIAYDIVTDNNSNHYLAGGFASTMLVFGNDTLINKGQMDIWVAKLDSNRNFIWAINAGGPNVDEANGIALDKNGNTYITGYFRDSATFGSIKLLGNGNKDFFIAKLDHNGNFLWAKQAGSIDSDEGRKIAVDEDGNSYVTGTFKLTIDFHDTTLTSKGNDDFFVVKYDSNGNFVWIQQVGNSYLDECNNIVTDNQGNFYITGRTSLNVTFGNIPLNQTGSSAFVAKLDSGGNFVWVSTNTGTSSSFGQGITIDKENNCYVSGQFNGTPVFGSTTLHTTTPYSDLFIAKLDASGNFIWAQQAGGKKADLAYDITTDSYGNSFVTGSVIDSVYFDSILLIGGNSDPDIFIAKIDSSGKFIWAHRAGGNNLDAARAISTDKYGNCYATGSYANVGTFGDSTIVTKGSYDIFIMKVIDEHVRLEALSDTFIHCGEQIQLQPKATYQVLTQWSPATGVSDPNILNPNFNPNQTTTYTLSATDICNTTVKSSVTIEVEYDNITQDVSICKGDSFTIGNHAYFANGSYIDTIHHPAGCDSIILTNLTFINKNSIDKNVTQHGNTITSADSGNVSYQWIDCDKNNVEIPFQSFRSFSPPSTGNYAVIITSNDCPAVSDTSDCIHFEYNAVKNIHSAEINIFPNPVNTLLQIQSKHQLKTITIRSINGSILLIQTANAHTSSMDISTLGNGLYLIEIENIKGEITINKVSKL